The following nucleotide sequence is from Achromobacter spanius.
GGTAAGCAGAGAGGAGTTTGGCAGGCCGCGAAGGCGACTGGGGTTTGCACCCGGTGGTGCGCGGCACGCGACGGGCGGCGCGGCGGCAACACGGATTGGTGCGGGGCGCCGTGTCGATACGGCAGCCTGTCGGCGTAGAGAAAGCAAAGGCGGGCGCCGGGGCGCCCTGCCAGGAGGAGGTTCTTGAGTCATTGAAGGCGGTGTTCACGGGGTTGCTTTTGCAAGCAATGGGCGTAACACCGCTGGGCTCTCGTTCTTACTGGAAGCTGAATAATACCTGAAAGGCGTTTCGACTTCTGTTGGTGCAAGCCCGGGCCTCAGCGCCTATCCGCCGAGCCTCGCGATCCGGACGATACGCCAGAACCCGACATGCCCTTGCTATCCGGCGCGCCCGCCTAGCTGCCGCCGCTGGACTGGCGCCCGCCTTGACCGCTGTGTTGGTCACCGCGCTTGCCGCCATCCGGGGCATCCTCGCCGCGCCTGGGCGCCGCGTTTGAATCGTTGGATTTCGGCTGGGGCGTTCCGGTCGTTTCTTCAGGAGTGGGCATTTTCTTCTTGCCCTGGCTTTCCACTCCCGGAACCGGCTCGCGGATGGCGTTGGCGGGCGCCATCTTTTCGTCGGCCGTAGGCATCGGCATGGAGGGCGGCGGCGCGGCCTGTGCCACCAACGTGGTCTGGCTCGTCTGCGCCGTGCCGGCCTGCCAGGGCAATAGCGCCAGCAGGGCGGACACGAATAGCAGTTTGTGGCTTTTCATCGTTGTCTCCCAATTAATGACAGTGACAAACGCAATGCCAACGGATAAGGAGTGGGTGAGGAATTGTTTTCGAGTACGCCGCAAGTCGCGTGCCTGCGCCAACACGGCAGCGTGTCAGGGGCTGAGCATGTCGGACAAGGCGTCGCCCAGTTCCTTGACCGCGCCGGTCACGCCTTGGGCGGCGCCCTCCGCGCCCACGCCGATGGCTCGGCCGAAGCCCTGCGCCACTTGCGCGGCAAAACCGCGCGTGACGGAAAACTTGGGGTTGTCCAGGCTGCCACGCAAGGCGAACTGGAATCGCAAGGCGCCGGTGTTGTCTTTCATGGCGGCCAGAACGGCTTTGCGCGGCAGCGAAAAAATCGATCCGTCGCCGCTGAATTTCATGTCGCGCAGCGCCACGGCGCCCGATGCCCGCAAATTCTGTTTGACGATGGCCGTGGTCATGTCCAGGTCCAGCGCCCCGCCAGTCAAGGTGCCGGCGCCGTTTTCCGCCAGGTACGGCGCGGCGTGGCGGATATCCATATTGCGCACCGCGATTTTCATCTCTGAATCGGTGCCGCCAATGGCCACCCAGCCTTGCGCGCGCACGGTCGATTCGCCATTGCGGTTGTCTTCCACGTCGCCGGCGAATTCGATGTTGCTGTGCGCGCCCTCTCCCGGAATCACCACGGGACTCAGCCGCGCCTGCACATTCTTGAACGCAATACGATGGGCGGGCTTGGCCATGGCGGCGTCCAGGAACTCCAGCCGCCCGTCGCGCAGCACCAGTTGCGTGATTTCGATGGGCATGCGGGCGCGCGTGCGGCCCTCGCCCCCTTGCATTGCCGTCTTCAAGGCAGGCGCAATCTGCATATCGCCATCGGCGGTACGCACGACGGCAAAATCGAAGCCCTCGATGATGACGGCGTCGAACACCGCTTCGTGCCGCAAGAACCCGGACCAACGGGGCTCAAGCACCACCCGCTTGGCGCGCGCCTCAGCCTGCCCTGACGCGCCTGGCACCAAGACGTCGGTCAATACCACCTGCCGGAAACGGACCTGAACATCGCCCACCTGGCTGCGCGGTCCCAGCAAGCTTGAAACGCGCTGTTCGACGATACGTACAGCGGCAAAGGCCAGAATGGCCGCCAGCGCAATCAGCATCAGCAGCACCGCCAGGGTGGTACCCAAGGCGGAGCGCTGGCGCGATGCGGGGGCAAGCGGGTTCATGAGCAATCCTGGATAAAGCCAACGAGAGGATGGTCGAACGAAAGCAGGGTCAGAAAGGCTGGGTCAAAGAGGCTGAGTCAGAAAGACAGGGGCAAACAGGCATGGTCAAAGATAAGGCAACATATTTCAATGGCCGAAAAGGATGATGGCGGCAAACCGTCCCCCCAAGCAAATGGCCCCGGCCACGCCTGTCAGAGGGCGTGGACGAGGCCGTCGGGATACGCGCTGCCGGTATGCGGTCTCAAGGCGCGATCAAAACGCTAGCGTTGCGTCTTGTTTTGCTGACCCGGGTTCTGGCCCTGCTGGCCTTGCCCCTTGTCGATCTGCTGGCCAGGCTGTTGCCCTGACTGCTGACCGGGTTGCTGGCCCGATTGCTGGTTGCGGTCCTTGGGATTTTCCTGGGCCTGTTGTTTTTGCGGCTGCTTTTGCTGGTCGGGCTGGTTCTGATTGGACATTGCAAGTCTCCTAGAGGGCGGAACAGTTCCGCCGGACTTGCTATAGCAACTGGCGTGCCCAAACGCCATGCGCGCCGAGGGATGCGGGAAGCCACGCGCGCAGACACCGATTCCTCGGTAAGAATTACCGCCGTCGCCGACTATTGCGTCGTCACGCGCACGGGGGGGCCGGGCTCGGCATCCGCGCCGTCAAACGCTTCAATCCAGGACGACGCATAACTGGCCGACGCAGACAGCGGCGCCACCCCGTCGCGTTGCGTGCGCAGGCGCAGCATCAGCTCGTCCAGCGTCATGGGCCGGCCCAACGCGAAACCTTGGCCATATCGGCAACCCGCCGCACGCAAGGCAGGAATGTCGGCGACGTTCTCGACCCCTTCGGCCACCACGCGCCAACCCATGCGGGTAGCAAGCTCAGCGGCGCTGCGCAGCACTTCGAACGCTACGGCGCTGCGCCGCATGCGCGTCACGAAATACTGGTCGATCTTGACTTCGGAAAGCGGAATGGCCGACAGCAGCTTCAACGAGGCATACCCGGTACCGAAGTCGTCCAGGCTGACCTCGCAGCCCGCGTCCTCAAGCTTCATGAGCGACGCGCGCAAGACATCAAGGTCCTTGATGGGCTGGTCTTCGGTCAGTTCGACACGCACCAGCGAGGCCGGAAGCTCCGCCGCGCGGATGCGTTCAAGCAGAAAGGCAACCGAGCGATCATCGGCAAGCGTGGTGGCAGGCGCGTTGATCGCGACCGGCACCGCCACGCCCATCCGGCGCATGGTCAGCAGCACATCAATCACGCGCAGGCAAACGCGCTCGAACAACTGCTTGTCCATGCCCATGCGGTTGACGGCAGGAATGAACTCGGCCGGCATGACCAGCCCAAGGCGCGGATGCTGCCATCGCGCCAGCGCCTCGGCCGACACGATCCTGCCTGTCAACAAATCCATCTGGGGCTGCAACAGCACGCGCAGCCCGTCTTTTCCTGTAATCATGGCGGCGATTTCATCATCGCTGACCACCGAGCTCGTGGAAGCCTCGTGATTCGGCGTCATGTCTACGCTCCTGGCGCATCCCTGGATGAAGCCTGCGCTGTCCAGGCGCAGACAGGGACACATTGGGACATGAGTTCACTGTGGGCTTACCGCGATCGCGTGTCACCAAAATTATCGATAACGCGACCGCACTTGTTTTTTTATGCCATTTTGCGCAATTGTTCCAGGCAAATTTGCGTGCTTCAGATGCTGGATTCACATTAATGTAACGGTCCGTATACGCAGACATCCTTGTCGACATGCTAGGGTTTGCGTCCTACGCCTTTCCCCCTGCCTGAAGCTGCCCTGTTCTAGCGTGACAAAACTGCTCTCCCTCTGGCGCGCCTCGCTGCGCAATGTGCTGTGGCTGGACGCCCTGCAAGCCGCCGCGATCAGCGCGGCCCCCGTCATTCTGGCCGTGCTGGCGCACGAACCCCGCCTGGGCTGGACCGCCATCGCCGCCTTCTGGGCCTGCTTCGGCGACCCCGGCGGGCCGTTACGCCAGCGCGCGGGTTCCATGCTGGCGCTGGGGCTGATCGGCGCCTTGTTCTGCTTCCTGGCCAGTGCCAGCGCCGGACATCTGTGGCTGCTGCTGCCGCTGACCTTCGTCTGCTGCACCTTTGGCGGGCTGCTGCGGGTGCTGGGGCCTGCCGCCGCCATCGTCGGCACGCTGCTGTCGGCCGGGTTCGTGGTGGCGGCCGAACTGCCCGCGCCGACCATGGCCGAAAGCCTGTCCTACACGCTGTTCTTTCTGGCCGGCGCGGTCTGGGCCATGTTGATGACCGCGCTGGTGTGGCGCAGGCGGCCCTGGAAAGACGCGACCCACGCGGTCGCCCACTGCTATCGCGGCCTGGCCGACTTTGCCGATGCCCTGGCGCGCATGTATTCCGGCCTGACCCCAACGGGCGGTCCCCAGGCGTGGACGGCCGTCACCAAGCCGCAACGCAGTGCGCAGCGGGCGGCATTGGAAGCGGCCCGGGTGCGTATCCGTGAAGTGCAGGACACCCGCCCCTCGCGGCGCGCCCGCGCGCACCAACTGATGTATCTGCTGGACAGCGCCGAAGACAGCTTCATTGCGCTGGTGGCCGCGGCGGACCTGCTGGAATCCAATGCGCCCCGCTGGCTGGGCCGCAGCGCGGGCGCGCACCTGTCCCATGCGCTGCACCGCTACGCCAGCGTGTGCAACGCCATCGCCAGCACGTCCGACGTTGGTGACGCCAAACAGGCGCAATGCCTGCGCGAGCGGCTGGCGCACTTCAGCGCCGGCCTGCATGATCTGCGTGGCGGTGCAATGGCGTATGCGCCCGATCTGGCCTCGATCGTGCCAGTGCTGGACCGCATGCTACACACCGCCCAGGCCGTCATGCAGGCGCTGTTCGACCAAGGCGACACGCCCACGGCGCCGGTCGCCGTTCCAGGCCTGGCAAGCCGCGCGCGCCAGGCTGCCCGCACCTTGCGCCAGAACCTGGGGGTGGAGTCCGACGCCTTTCGCCATGCCCTGCGCGGGGGGGTGGGCGCCACCATTGCCGTGGCGTTGTCCAAGACCTTTGCCGTCAATCACGGCTATTGGATGTCGCTGACCTTGGTTTTCATCCTGCAGCCCTATTTCGCCACTACCTGGCAGCGCACGCTAGAGCGGGTGATTGGCAGCGTGGCCGGCGCCATCGGCGCGTCATTGCTGGGCCTGTTGTTGAGCACGCCGCTGTCCGTGGCCTTGGCGGTGCTGCCCATTGCGCTGGGCACCTTCGCCGCCCGCACCATCCATTACGCGCTGTTCACCTTCTTCCTGACCTCTCAGTTCGTGCTGGTCAGCCATATCCAGCAACCCGAGATCTACGAACCCATGCTGGCCGCGCTGCGTGCCTTCAACAGCGTGTTGGGTGGCATTCTGGCCTTGTTGGTGGGCTTTCTGGTGTGGCCCGAAAAAGAACCGCGCCAATTGGCCGACGCGTTGACGCGCGCCCTGGATCGCCACGCCGCCTACGCCCTGGCGCTGATCCGCCTGAAAAGCAATTCCCAGGCGGATGCCGGCGCGGTCGACATTGTCGGCCTGCGCCGGCTGGCCTGCCTGTCGGCCGACAACGCCGAAGCGTCCTTGCAGCGGCTGCAGCAAAACCCCGTGCACCGCGACCGCAAGGTCGACACCGCCGTCAACCTGTTGAACGCCATGCGGCGCATTACCGCCGCCGGCACCGTGCTGGAAATCCAGCCGCCCTTGCCGCCCGACGCTCCGGCCGCCGCGCAGGCGCTGCAGGATTACGGCCTGGTCCTGGCGCACGCGCTGCATCCCCAGGACAATGCACCCGCTTTGGCCCCGCGCCAGTTCACGGTCCCGGCCGCCGTGCAGTCCGCCGACCCCGCGCTGGCCGGCCCCTTGGACCGCATCGCCCAACAGGCGCGCCAGGTGCGGCAACTGCGCGACCGCGTGGAAAAGGAAGCGCCGCGCTAGCCGTGGTTGACGCCGTCGGCAAAAAGTAGCGCCAAGTTGACGCGCGTCAATGGCGGGCCAGCCGGATCGCGCAACCATGGATTCATGGGAACGCTTATCAAGGAGGCCCGCCATGTACCGACGCATTTCCGTCCACCTGGACCACGGATTCGACTGCAAACGCCGCACCGCCTTGGCGCTGGCGCTAGCCAAACAGCATCAGGCGGACGTGGTCGGCATTTATGCCAACGCCGCGCCGCCCCAGTATTACTACGGTGAGTCCGTGCTGATGTCGCGCACGCTGGACGTCATGAAGGAACTGCAGGCGCAAAATCGGGGCGCGGTACAGAACGCCTTTCTGGAAGCCGCCGCGGCCGCCGACGTGCCCGCCGTGGTGCGCGCGGGCGATGCCGCGCCCAGCGCCACCGTTGCGCTGCACGCACGCAGCAGCGACCTTGTCATCATCAGCCAGTTCAACCGCGACGATGTCGACGCCGCGCACGAGACAGAATTCGTGGAACAGATGCTGCTGACCACCGGCCGGCCCGTGCTGGTATTGCCATCAAGCGGTGATTTTTCAGGCATAGGCAAACGCGTGCTCTATTGCTGGGACGGCAGCCGGGAAGCGGCCCGCGCCCTGGCCGACGCCGCCCCAGCCCTGCGCCTGGCGTCGCACCTGGTGGTGCTGACCATGGACGAAGGCGAAAATGCCGCCGGGCACGAAGTCGTGCCCTTCAACGACCTGGCCACGTACTGCGTCGCGCACGGCATGCCGGCGCCGGAACACGTGCGCCGCGCCATCAAGGGGGTGGGCGTGGGCAGCACCATCCTGAACGCGGTCGCCGACCACAGCGCCGACCTGATCGTGATGGGCGCTTATGGCCACAGCAAGTTCCGCGAATGGGCCATGGGCGGCGCCACCGCGTTCATCCTGCAAAGCATGACCGTGCCGATCATGTTCTCGCACTAAGCCCGCGACGAGCACGGGCCGCGACTCAGACCCGGGCCTGGCTCAGGCGGCTTGCGCGTGCGCGTCCCGCACCGGAGTCAGCACGGGCTTGCCGTTGACATGCGCCGTGGCGTTCTCCAGAAACAGTGCCACGGTGGCCGCCACCGCCTCCGGTGAGCGTCCCGCGCTGTGCGGGGTCAGCACCACGTTGTCCAACTGCTTGAGCGCGTCAGGAAGGTGGGGTTCGCCATCCACCACATCGAGCCCCGCCCCGGCGATGCCGCCGCTGGCCAGCGCCGCGATCAGCGCGTCGGTATCCACTACGCTGCCGCGCGCAATGTTCACCAGATAGCCCTCGGGGCCCAGGGCACGCAGCACCTCGGCATCCACCAGATGCCGCGTGCTGGCGCCGCCGGGTGTGGCGATGACCAGAAAGTCGGATTCAGCGGCCAGCGCGCGCGGGTTATCGAAATACGTGTAGCCCGTTTCGGGGCGCGCCCGCCGGTTGTAATAGCCGACCCGCATGCCGAACCCGTTCGCCCCACGGCGCGCGATTTCAAGGCCGATGGTGCCCAGCCCCAGAATGCCCAGGCGCTTGCCCGTCACCTGCGGCCCCATGAACCCGCTCCATTTTCCTTGCCGCACCCAGGCATCAGCCTGTGGCAGACGGCGGGCCGCGCCCAGCAACAGCGCCATGGCGTGGTCGGCCACCGACACGGCATTGGCGCCCGGCCCATTGGTGACCACGATGCCGCGCGCGGCCGCCGCAGCCAGGTCAATGTTTTCGTAGCCCACGCCCAGCGAACAGACCAGTTCCAGCTTGGGCATGGCGGCCATTTCATCGGCGCGCAGGCCGGTGGCGCCGCGCGTCAGGACGATGCGGATCTTGTCGGCGTGGTCCTGAATGGCTTGTTCTCGGGCTTGGTCGTCAGGCGCGTACACGGGCTGAAACCCGCGCGCCTGGATCTCGGGCAGATAGTCCTGCA
It contains:
- a CDS encoding DUF748 domain-containing protein, which produces MNPLAPASRQRSALGTTLAVLLMLIALAAILAFAAVRIVEQRVSSLLGPRSQVGDVQVRFRQVVLTDVLVPGASGQAEARAKRVVLEPRWSGFLRHEAVFDAVIIEGFDFAVVRTADGDMQIAPALKTAMQGGEGRTRARMPIEITQLVLRDGRLEFLDAAMAKPAHRIAFKNVQARLSPVVIPGEGAHSNIEFAGDVEDNRNGESTVRAQGWVAIGGTDSEMKIAVRNMDIRHAAPYLAENGAGTLTGGALDLDMTTAIVKQNLRASGAVALRDMKFSGDGSIFSLPRKAVLAAMKDNTGALRFQFALRGSLDNPKFSVTRGFAAQVAQGFGRAIGVGAEGAAQGVTGAVKELGDALSDMLSP
- a CDS encoding EAL domain-containing protein, translated to MTPNHEASTSSVVSDDEIAAMITGKDGLRVLLQPQMDLLTGRIVSAEALARWQHPRLGLVMPAEFIPAVNRMGMDKQLFERVCLRVIDVLLTMRRMGVAVPVAINAPATTLADDRSVAFLLERIRAAELPASLVRVELTEDQPIKDLDVLRASLMKLEDAGCEVSLDDFGTGYASLKLLSAIPLSEVKIDQYFVTRMRRSAVAFEVLRSAAELATRMGWRVVAEGVENVADIPALRAAGCRYGQGFALGRPMTLDELMLRLRTQRDGVAPLSASASYASSWIEAFDGADAEPGPPVRVTTQ
- a CDS encoding FUSC family protein codes for the protein MTKLLSLWRASLRNVLWLDALQAAAISAAPVILAVLAHEPRLGWTAIAAFWACFGDPGGPLRQRAGSMLALGLIGALFCFLASASAGHLWLLLPLTFVCCTFGGLLRVLGPAAAIVGTLLSAGFVVAAELPAPTMAESLSYTLFFLAGAVWAMLMTALVWRRRPWKDATHAVAHCYRGLADFADALARMYSGLTPTGGPQAWTAVTKPQRSAQRAALEAARVRIREVQDTRPSRRARAHQLMYLLDSAEDSFIALVAAADLLESNAPRWLGRSAGAHLSHALHRYASVCNAIASTSDVGDAKQAQCLRERLAHFSAGLHDLRGGAMAYAPDLASIVPVLDRMLHTAQAVMQALFDQGDTPTAPVAVPGLASRARQAARTLRQNLGVESDAFRHALRGGVGATIAVALSKTFAVNHGYWMSLTLVFILQPYFATTWQRTLERVIGSVAGAIGASLLGLLLSTPLSVALAVLPIALGTFAARTIHYALFTFFLTSQFVLVSHIQQPEIYEPMLAALRAFNSVLGGILALLVGFLVWPEKEPRQLADALTRALDRHAAYALALIRLKSNSQADAGAVDIVGLRRLACLSADNAEASLQRLQQNPVHRDRKVDTAVNLLNAMRRITAAGTVLEIQPPLPPDAPAAAQALQDYGLVLAHALHPQDNAPALAPRQFTVPAAVQSADPALAGPLDRIAQQARQVRQLRDRVEKEAPR
- a CDS encoding universal stress protein, which gives rise to MYRRISVHLDHGFDCKRRTALALALAKQHQADVVGIYANAAPPQYYYGESVLMSRTLDVMKELQAQNRGAVQNAFLEAAAAADVPAVVRAGDAAPSATVALHARSSDLVIISQFNRDDVDAAHETEFVEQMLLTTGRPVLVLPSSGDFSGIGKRVLYCWDGSREAARALADAAPALRLASHLVVLTMDEGENAAGHEVVPFNDLATYCVAHGMPAPEHVRRAIKGVGVGSTILNAVADHSADLIVMGAYGHSKFREWAMGGATAFILQSMTVPIMFSH
- a CDS encoding 2-hydroxyacid dehydrogenase encodes the protein MPIPLLILIDSVQDYLPEIQARGFQPVYAPDDQAREQAIQDHADKIRIVLTRGATGLRADEMAAMPKLELVCSLGVGYENIDLAAAAARGIVVTNGPGANAVSVADHAMALLLGAARRLPQADAWVRQGKWSGFMGPQVTGKRLGILGLGTIGLEIARRGANGFGMRVGYYNRRARPETGYTYFDNPRALAAESDFLVIATPGGASTRHLVDAEVLRALGPEGYLVNIARGSVVDTDALIAALASGGIAGAGLDVVDGEPHLPDALKQLDNVVLTPHSAGRSPEAVAATVALFLENATAHVNGKPVLTPVRDAHAQAA